One genomic region from Blastococcus sp. Marseille-P5729 encodes:
- a CDS encoding ubiquitin-like protein Pup, producing MSQENVERQRPTGDAEPDDTAAPAAGAAQAHQQMSDDLDSILDEIDGVLESNAEEFVKQFVQKGGQ from the coding sequence ATGTCACAGGAGAACGTCGAACGCCAGCGACCCACCGGCGACGCCGAGCCTGACGACACCGCCGCTCCCGCAGCCGGCGCCGCCCAGGCCCACCAGCAGATGTCCGACGACCTCGACTCGATTCTCGACGAGATCGACGGCGTCCTCGAGTCCAACGCCGAGGAGTTCGTCAAGCAGTTCGTGCAGAAGGGCGGCCAGTAA
- the dop gene encoding depupylase/deamidase Dop codes for MSVRRIIGTEVEYGISVPGDPMANPMLLSAQLVDAYAATDTPRRKPAWDWVGEDPLADARGFQVPADEALDHTGRDADDDPYLANVVLTNGARFYVDHAHPEYSAPEVTNPRDAVLWDKAGERVVEEAARRLASVPGNPQISLYKNNTDNKGASYGTHENYLVRRSTPFDDLVEHLTPFFVTRQIYCGAGRVGIGQDGSTPGFQLSQRADFFEAEVGLETTLRRPIINTRDEPHATAAKYRRLHVIVGDANLAETSTYLKVGTAAVVLAMIEYGAAPKGLRLADPVPAIHAVSHDWQFTRTLALHDGRRLTALQIQREYLEAAERFMAPDLDPATAELLTTWRAVLDALESDPMSLADRLDWVAKLRLLEAYRGRDSLGWASPRVALVDLQYSDVRLDKGLYNRLVHRGAMRTLVDEDEVQQAMTTPPQDTRAYFRGECIRRFGLDVAAASWDSVVLDVGRPGYVRVPMMEPQRGTRAHVEELLSTARDAADLVDRLATTP; via the coding sequence ATGAGCGTCCGCCGCATCATCGGCACCGAGGTCGAGTACGGCATTAGCGTCCCCGGCGACCCGATGGCCAATCCGATGCTGCTGTCGGCCCAGTTGGTCGATGCATACGCGGCCACCGACACGCCGCGCCGCAAGCCGGCGTGGGACTGGGTGGGAGAGGATCCGCTGGCCGATGCCCGGGGCTTTCAGGTCCCGGCCGACGAGGCGCTCGACCACACCGGCAGGGACGCCGACGACGATCCGTACCTCGCCAATGTGGTGCTCACCAACGGCGCCCGGTTCTACGTCGACCACGCCCACCCCGAATACTCCGCGCCCGAGGTCACCAATCCACGTGACGCGGTGCTCTGGGACAAGGCGGGGGAGCGGGTGGTCGAGGAAGCCGCGCGTCGACTGGCGTCCGTGCCGGGCAACCCGCAGATCTCGCTGTACAAGAACAACACCGACAACAAGGGCGCCTCCTACGGCACCCACGAGAACTACCTCGTTCGTAGATCGACACCGTTCGATGATCTGGTCGAGCATCTGACGCCGTTCTTCGTGACCCGGCAGATCTACTGCGGTGCCGGACGCGTCGGCATCGGCCAGGACGGCTCCACCCCCGGGTTCCAGCTCTCTCAGCGAGCGGACTTCTTCGAGGCCGAGGTGGGTCTCGAGACCACCCTGAGACGACCGATCATCAACACCCGCGACGAGCCGCACGCCACGGCCGCCAAGTACCGGCGACTGCACGTGATCGTCGGTGACGCCAACCTGGCCGAGACGTCCACCTACCTCAAGGTCGGGACCGCAGCAGTCGTCCTCGCGATGATCGAGTACGGCGCCGCCCCGAAGGGCCTGCGCCTGGCGGACCCCGTCCCAGCGATCCACGCGGTGTCCCACGACTGGCAGTTCACCAGGACCCTGGCGCTGCACGACGGGCGGCGGCTCACCGCCCTGCAGATCCAACGCGAGTATCTCGAGGCGGCCGAACGTTTCATGGCCCCCGACCTCGACCCCGCGACCGCCGAGCTGCTGACCACCTGGCGCGCAGTCCTCGACGCCCTCGAGAGCGACCCGATGAGCCTGGCCGACCGTCTCGACTGGGTGGCCAAGCTGCGGCTGCTGGAGGCCTACCGAGGACGCGACAGCCTCGGGTGGGCCAGCCCCCGCGTGGCCCTGGTCGACCTGCAGTACTCCGACGTACGCCTCGACAAGGGCCTGTACAACCGGCTCGTGCACCGCGGCGCCATGCGCACCCTCGTCGACGAGGACGAGGTGCAGCAGGCCATGACCACCCCGCCTCAGGACACGCGGGCATACTTCCGCGGCGAGTGCATCCGCCGCTTCGGCCTCGACGTCGCCGCGGCGTCCTGGGACAGCGTCGTGCTCGACGTCGGGCGGCCAGGATATGTTCGAGTGCCGATGATGGAACCCCAGCGCGGCACCAGAGCCCACGTCGAGGAGCTCCTGAGCACCGCACGGGACGCCGCCGACCTGGTCGACCGGCTCGCCACCACCCCCTGA
- a CDS encoding RecB family exonuclease, with protein sequence MTHLEQTHLDQTYEDQIPTEQIDLGVVTGSLSPSRAADFKTCPLLYRFRSVDRLPERPSAPAVRGTVVHAVLEKMFDLPRDQRTPSAARAMVQPAWEQVLADDPEMATLFADDEDGVAVAKWLESAQQLLTTYFELEDPRRFDPTGRELLVETVLDDGLLLRGYVDRVDTAPDGRVRVVDYKTGASPREAFEAKALFQMKFYALVIWRTTGTIPAQLKLMYLADRDELMYSPDESELVKLEQQLTALWSAIRRSIDAKEFRPRPSRLCDWCDHKALCPAYGGTPPPFPEEHALSFTINRRTERPTAD encoded by the coding sequence GTGACGCACCTGGAGCAGACCCACCTGGATCAGACCTACGAAGACCAGATCCCCACCGAGCAGATCGACCTCGGTGTGGTGACCGGGTCGCTCTCTCCGTCGCGGGCGGCCGACTTCAAGACCTGCCCGCTGCTCTACCGCTTCCGCAGCGTCGACCGGCTGCCCGAGCGACCGTCGGCTCCCGCGGTGCGCGGCACCGTCGTCCACGCCGTGCTCGAGAAGATGTTCGACCTGCCCCGCGACCAGCGAACCCCGTCGGCGGCGCGCGCGATGGTCCAGCCCGCGTGGGAGCAGGTGCTCGCTGATGACCCGGAGATGGCGACCCTCTTCGCCGACGACGAGGACGGCGTGGCGGTGGCGAAGTGGCTGGAGTCAGCGCAGCAGCTGCTGACCACCTACTTCGAGCTGGAGGACCCTCGCCGGTTCGACCCCACGGGCCGCGAGCTGCTCGTGGAGACGGTTCTGGACGACGGGCTGCTGCTGCGCGGCTATGTCGACCGCGTCGACACGGCGCCCGACGGGCGGGTCCGGGTGGTCGACTACAAGACCGGCGCGTCTCCGCGGGAGGCCTTCGAGGCCAAGGCGCTGTTCCAGATGAAGTTCTATGCCCTGGTCATCTGGCGCACCACGGGCACCATCCCTGCCCAGCTGAAGCTCATGTATCTGGCCGACCGGGACGAGCTGATGTACTCGCCGGACGAGTCCGAACTGGTGAAGCTCGAGCAGCAGCTCACGGCATTGTGGAGCGCGATCCGCCGCTCGATCGACGCGAAGGAGTTCCGCCCGCGCCCGAGCCGGCTGTGCGACTGGTGCGACCACAAGGCGCTGTGCCCGGCGTACGGCGGCACTCCCCCGCCCTTTCCGGAGGAGCACGCGCTCAGCTTCACGATCAACCGCCGTACTGAGCGGCCCACCGCTGACTAG
- a CDS encoding tRNA (adenine-N1)-methyltransferase, translating into MTADSQNPLRPGERVQLTDPKGRMHTITLEAGKQFHTHRGAIAHDDLIGGSEGVVVTSTDSTQYLALRPLLADYVLSMPRGAQVIYPKDAAQIVAMGDIYPGARVLEAGAGSGALTCSLLRAVGPGGSVTSYEIRDDHAVVAVQNVETFFGGRPDNWELRVADLAQVGAGEETFDRVILDMLSPWEPLDAVAARLRPGGVLIGYVATVPQLSRLVEALRAHGSFTEPSSWECLIRPWHVVGLAVRPDHRMIAHTAFLVTARRLADGVRPPARHRKPTTARAAQAGEQVDEVEQNPFAHANAVDPEPVGADHDQPKKRLRPRLP; encoded by the coding sequence GTGACTGCCGACTCCCAGAACCCCCTGCGCCCGGGTGAGCGCGTGCAGCTGACCGATCCCAAGGGACGGATGCACACGATCACCCTCGAGGCTGGTAAGCAGTTCCATACCCACCGCGGGGCGATCGCCCACGACGACCTGATCGGCGGCTCCGAGGGTGTGGTCGTGACGTCGACCGACAGCACCCAGTACCTCGCGTTGCGACCCTTGCTGGCCGACTACGTGCTGTCGATGCCACGCGGTGCGCAGGTGATCTATCCGAAGGACGCCGCCCAGATCGTCGCGATGGGCGACATCTATCCAGGCGCCCGGGTGCTGGAAGCGGGCGCCGGCTCCGGCGCGCTCACCTGTTCGCTGCTGCGCGCAGTCGGTCCCGGCGGATCGGTGACGTCGTACGAGATCCGCGACGATCACGCCGTCGTCGCGGTGCAGAACGTGGAGACCTTCTTCGGCGGGCGGCCCGACAACTGGGAGCTGCGGGTCGCCGACCTCGCGCAGGTAGGGGCGGGCGAGGAGACCTTCGACCGCGTCATCCTCGACATGCTCTCGCCCTGGGAGCCGCTGGACGCGGTCGCGGCACGATTGCGGCCCGGCGGCGTGCTCATCGGCTACGTGGCGACCGTGCCGCAGCTGTCGCGGCTGGTCGAGGCCCTGCGCGCGCACGGCTCGTTCACCGAGCCGTCGTCGTGGGAGTGCCTGATCCGGCCGTGGCACGTCGTCGGGCTCGCGGTGCGACCGGATCACCGGATGATCGCGCATACCGCGTTCCTGGTCACCGCGCGCCGACTCGCGGACGGCGTCCGCCCGCCCGCCCGGCATCGAAAGCCCACGACAGCCCGAGCGGCGCAGGCTGGCGAGCAGGTCGACGAGGTCGAGCAGAACCCCTTCGCACACGCGAACGCGGTCGACCCCGAACCAGTCGGGGCCGACCACGATCAGCCGAAGAAGCGGTTACGACCCCGTCTTCCGTAG
- the metH gene encoding methionine synthase, with translation MQQKYDSRFLEALDSGTLVADGAMGTMLQSFDLTLEDFDDLEGCNEILNITRPDVVRQVHEAYLAAGAQAIETNTFGANYANLLEYDIPERIYELAEAGARIAREAADAASGEGDPRFVLGSVGPGTKLPTLGHAPFATLRDAYQQQTEGMLAGGIDAVLMETCQDLLQAKAAVIGAKRAMAVIGRRVPIIVHVTVETTGTMLLGSEIGAALNALAALGIDMIGLNCATGPDEMSEHLRYLSTHSPVRISVMPNAGLPELGPDGAVYPLGADDFSAAVRRFVTDYGVSLVGGCCGTTPDHISALRAAVDGLAPATREPVLEPGISSLYQNVPYRQDAGVLLIGERTNTNGSKAFREALIEGRIDDCVEVAKGLARDGSHVIDLCVDYVGRDGAADMGLLAERFATATTLPIMLDSTEVPVIEAGLERLGGRCIINSVNLEDGDGEGSRWARLLPIIVEHGAAVVALTIDEEGQARTAADKVRIASRMIDDLHDNWGIAHQDIMVDTLTFTVATGQEESRRDAVETIEGIRQLKAAYPEVSTTLGLSNVSFGLNPAARQVLNSVFLHECQEAGLDSAILHASKILPMSKIPDEQREVALDLVYDRRRPASGDEPAYDPLTRFLEIFEGVKLAGSAQSRAEELAALPLDERLKRRIIDGERAELEADLDEAMQTIPPLQIINELLLDGMKTVGELFGSGQMQLPFVLQSAEVMKSAVAHLEPHMEKTDDAGKGTIVLATVKGDVHDIGKNLVDIILSNNGYTVVNLGIKQPVNAIIDAAIEHNADAVGMSGLLVKSTVVMKENLEELNARGLADRFPVVLGGAALTRAYVEDDLDEVYQSDVYYARDAFEGLRVMDTVMALRRGQVSAEESEEAARKKAERKARRERSLRIAEQRRAADESVVIPARSDVATDNPVPTPPFWGSRVIKGVPLADYASMLDERATFMGQWGLRGSREGASYDELVETEGRPRLRQWLDRVHTDSLSEAAVVYGYFPCVSEGDDVVVLNEDGSDRVRFTFPRQRRDRHLCLADFFRSREQADAEGRPDVIAFDIVTMGSAVSAETARLFAADSYREYMELHGLSVQLTEALAEYWHQRIRSELVFDDGRRASAEDPANLDDFFKLGYRGARFAFGYPACPDLEQQTKLIDLLEPSRIGVELSEGFQLHPEQSTSALVCHHPEAKYFAT, from the coding sequence GTGCAGCAGAAGTATGACTCCCGATTCCTCGAAGCCCTCGATTCCGGCACTCTCGTTGCCGACGGCGCGATGGGGACGATGCTGCAGAGCTTCGATCTGACACTCGAGGACTTCGACGATCTCGAGGGCTGCAACGAGATCCTCAACATCACCCGACCGGACGTCGTCCGCCAGGTGCATGAGGCGTACCTGGCAGCCGGAGCCCAGGCGATCGAGACGAACACCTTCGGGGCCAACTACGCCAACCTGCTCGAGTACGACATCCCGGAGCGAATCTACGAGCTGGCCGAGGCGGGCGCCCGCATCGCGCGGGAGGCGGCAGACGCTGCCTCGGGCGAGGGCGACCCGCGGTTCGTCCTCGGGTCGGTCGGACCGGGCACGAAGCTGCCGACCCTGGGCCATGCGCCGTTCGCCACCCTGCGGGACGCCTACCAGCAGCAGACCGAAGGGATGCTCGCCGGCGGGATCGACGCCGTCCTGATGGAGACCTGCCAGGACCTGCTGCAGGCCAAGGCCGCCGTCATCGGCGCGAAGCGGGCGATGGCGGTCATCGGACGCCGGGTGCCGATCATCGTGCACGTGACGGTCGAAACGACCGGGACCATGCTGCTCGGCTCGGAGATCGGGGCGGCACTCAACGCCCTGGCGGCCCTCGGCATCGACATGATCGGACTCAACTGCGCCACCGGCCCCGACGAGATGAGCGAGCATCTGCGCTATCTCTCCACCCACTCGCCGGTGCGCATCTCGGTCATGCCGAACGCCGGGCTGCCCGAGCTGGGGCCAGACGGCGCGGTGTATCCACTGGGCGCCGACGACTTCAGCGCGGCGGTCCGCCGGTTCGTGACCGACTACGGCGTGAGCCTCGTCGGCGGCTGCTGCGGCACGACCCCGGATCACATCAGCGCGCTGCGGGCAGCGGTCGACGGGCTCGCCCCCGCGACGCGCGAACCGGTGCTCGAACCGGGCATCTCCTCCCTCTACCAGAACGTGCCCTACCGTCAGGACGCCGGCGTCCTGCTCATCGGGGAGCGCACGAACACCAACGGGAGCAAGGCCTTCCGCGAGGCGCTGATCGAGGGGCGGATCGACGACTGCGTCGAGGTCGCCAAGGGCCTGGCCCGCGACGGCTCGCACGTCATCGACCTGTGCGTGGACTATGTCGGCCGCGACGGGGCGGCCGACATGGGGCTGCTCGCCGAGCGGTTCGCGACCGCAACGACGCTGCCGATCATGCTCGACTCGACCGAGGTGCCCGTGATCGAGGCGGGCCTGGAGCGCCTGGGCGGCCGGTGCATCATCAACTCGGTCAACCTCGAGGACGGCGACGGTGAGGGCTCTCGGTGGGCCCGGCTGCTGCCGATCATCGTCGAGCACGGCGCCGCGGTCGTCGCGCTCACGATCGACGAGGAGGGTCAGGCGCGAACCGCTGCCGACAAGGTGCGCATCGCCTCTCGGATGATCGACGACCTGCACGACAACTGGGGCATCGCCCACCAGGACATCATGGTCGACACGCTCACGTTCACCGTCGCCACCGGCCAGGAGGAGAGCCGTCGCGACGCCGTCGAGACCATCGAGGGCATCCGCCAGCTCAAGGCCGCCTACCCAGAGGTCAGCACCACCCTCGGGCTGTCGAACGTGTCGTTCGGTCTGAACCCCGCCGCCCGGCAGGTGCTCAACTCGGTCTTCCTGCACGAGTGCCAGGAGGCCGGGCTGGACAGCGCGATCCTGCACGCGAGCAAGATCCTCCCGATGTCGAAGATCCCTGACGAGCAGCGCGAGGTCGCCCTCGACCTGGTCTACGACCGTCGCCGCCCGGCGTCCGGCGACGAACCGGCGTACGACCCGCTCACCCGCTTCCTGGAGATCTTCGAGGGCGTCAAGCTCGCCGGCAGCGCCCAGTCCCGCGCGGAAGAGCTCGCCGCGCTGCCGCTGGACGAGCGGCTCAAGCGGCGGATCATCGACGGTGAGCGGGCCGAACTGGAGGCCGACCTGGACGAGGCCATGCAGACCATCCCGCCGCTGCAGATCATCAACGAGCTGCTGCTCGATGGCATGAAGACCGTCGGGGAGCTGTTCGGCTCTGGGCAGATGCAGTTGCCGTTCGTGCTGCAGTCGGCCGAGGTGATGAAGTCGGCCGTGGCCCACCTCGAGCCGCACATGGAGAAGACCGACGACGCCGGCAAGGGCACGATCGTGCTCGCGACGGTCAAGGGTGACGTCCACGACATCGGCAAGAACCTCGTGGACATCATCTTGAGCAACAACGGCTACACCGTGGTCAACCTGGGGATCAAGCAGCCGGTCAACGCGATCATCGACGCGGCGATCGAGCACAACGCGGATGCCGTGGGCATGTCCGGGCTGCTGGTGAAGTCGACCGTGGTCATGAAGGAGAATCTCGAGGAGCTCAATGCACGCGGTCTGGCCGACCGCTTCCCGGTGGTGCTCGGCGGGGCTGCACTGACCCGCGCGTACGTCGAGGACGACCTCGACGAGGTCTACCAGTCCGACGTCTACTACGCCCGGGACGCCTTCGAGGGTCTACGCGTCATGGACACCGTGATGGCACTGCGTCGCGGCCAGGTCTCGGCGGAGGAGTCAGAGGAGGCGGCCCGCAAGAAGGCCGAGCGCAAGGCCCGCCGCGAGCGGTCGCTGCGGATCGCCGAGCAGCGCCGGGCCGCTGACGAGTCGGTCGTCATCCCGGCACGCTCGGACGTCGCCACCGACAACCCGGTACCGACGCCGCCGTTCTGGGGATCGCGGGTCATCAAGGGCGTGCCGCTCGCGGACTACGCGAGCATGCTCGACGAACGCGCCACCTTCATGGGCCAATGGGGCCTGCGCGGCTCACGCGAGGGCGCGTCGTACGACGAGCTGGTCGAGACCGAGGGCCGCCCGCGGCTGCGGCAGTGGCTGGACCGGGTGCACACCGACTCACTCTCGGAGGCAGCCGTCGTCTACGGCTACTTCCCGTGCGTCTCCGAGGGCGACGACGTCGTCGTGCTGAACGAGGACGGATCCGACCGGGTGCGCTTCACCTTCCCGCGGCAGCGCCGCGACCGGCACCTGTGCCTGGCCGACTTCTTCCGCAGCCGTGAGCAGGCGGACGCCGAGGGCCGGCCCGACGTCATCGCCTTCGACATCGTCACGATGGGCAGTGCGGTGTCCGCCGAGACCGCCCGGCTGTTCGCGGCGGACTCCTACCGCGAGTACATGGAGCTGCACGGCCTATCGGTGCAGCTCACCGAGGCCCTGGCGGAGTACTGGCATCAGCGGATCCGCTCTGAGCTGGTCTTCGACGACGGTCGGCGTGCCTCGGCCGAGGACCCGGCGAACCTCGATGACTTCTTCAAGCTGGGGTACCGCGGCGCACGGTTCGCCTTCGGTTACCCCGCCTGCCCGGACCTGGAGCAGCAGACCAAGCTGATCGATCTGCTGGAGCCCTCGCGAATCGGCGTCGAGCTCTCGGAGGGCTTCCAGCTGCATCCCGAGCAGTCGACCTCGGCACTGGTGTGCCACCACCCCGAGGCGAAGTACTTTGCCACCTGA
- a CDS encoding site-2 protease family protein, giving the protein MPSASRPMLIARFLGAPIHITWSWLLFVAVIVPLYTRRLDDWLPSGTAIGVSIGLALMWGVSVLLHELGHVVAAKATGCEVDRVEIGFLGGATTVRGDDDSAGRELIIAATGPLVSLGLGLPGGISLLAGNGSNLGLPGIPGMFVSAITIANLAIAAFNLLPGLPLDGGRVAMALIWRATGNRLRAVVIASYIGEAIAIALVGYALWRVGRAFDPSREIPWVIALAIMSASLWSMARRSRQRAHREHELASSPLTDHLVPIDVLDGRLPASALSGAMTPLVLVRLKDGLGYADRGAPPGTGSLAQLSTPLPPNRVLGEAASRLDLLEALQDGAAPWYVVAAADGTPLGIVGASALSDR; this is encoded by the coding sequence GTGCCATCCGCGAGTCGACCGATGCTGATCGCGCGGTTCCTGGGCGCTCCGATCCACATCACCTGGTCCTGGCTGCTGTTCGTGGCCGTGATCGTGCCGCTGTACACGCGGCGCCTGGACGACTGGCTGCCCAGCGGTACGGCGATCGGCGTGAGCATCGGGCTGGCGCTCATGTGGGGCGTCTCCGTGCTGCTGCACGAGCTCGGCCACGTGGTCGCCGCCAAGGCCACCGGATGCGAGGTCGACCGCGTCGAGATCGGGTTCCTCGGCGGGGCCACGACGGTACGAGGAGACGACGACTCCGCCGGCCGCGAGCTGATTATCGCGGCCACCGGACCACTGGTCTCGCTCGGACTGGGGCTCCCCGGTGGCATCAGCCTGCTCGCCGGCAACGGCTCGAACCTCGGGCTGCCCGGAATTCCGGGAATGTTCGTCTCCGCGATCACCATCGCCAACCTTGCCATCGCCGCGTTCAACTTGCTCCCGGGCCTGCCGCTGGACGGCGGACGCGTCGCGATGGCGCTGATCTGGCGGGCCACCGGTAACCGGTTGCGCGCGGTCGTGATCGCCTCGTACATCGGGGAGGCGATCGCGATCGCACTCGTTGGCTACGCGCTGTGGCGGGTGGGGCGCGCCTTCGACCCGAGCCGGGAGATCCCGTGGGTGATCGCCCTGGCGATCATGTCGGCGAGCCTCTGGTCGATGGCGCGGCGCAGTCGGCAGCGCGCCCATCGAGAGCATGAGCTCGCCTCGAGCCCGCTCACCGACCATCTGGTGCCGATCGACGTCCTCGACGGGCGGCTACCGGCGAGCGCGTTGTCGGGTGCGATGACACCACTCGTGCTGGTGCGGCTAAAGGATGGCCTGGGCTACGCCGATCGCGGTGCGCCACCGGGCACGGGGTCGCTGGCCCAGCTGAGCACACCACTGCCACCGAACCGCGTGCTCGGAGAGGCCGCCAGTCGCCTGGACCTCCTCGAGGCACTGCAGGACGGTGCCGCGCCTTGGTACGTCGTCGCAGCCGCAGACGGCACGCCCCTCGGCATCGTCGGCGCCAGCGCCCTGAGCGACCGGTAG
- a CDS encoding HAD family phosphatase gives MPPDVEDGVDLSAFDAVLFDMDGTLVDTEPLWHQAEIALFAEHDLSWSVEEALTLTGWNMPAVAQFMQQRGVDLPADQIIARLSGFVQDGIATDIPLHVAIVDLLARARAAGLPTAMVTMSPRALADAVLAALPAGSFDVTLAAEDVERGKPDPDPYLQAAAALGVDPARCLAIEDSRPGIASAIAAGCVVRSVGPLAGTIDGAPALH, from the coding sequence TTGCCACCTGATGTTGAGGACGGCGTGGACCTGAGCGCCTTCGATGCCGTGCTGTTCGACATGGACGGCACGCTGGTCGACACCGAGCCGCTGTGGCACCAGGCTGAGATCGCGCTGTTCGCCGAGCACGATCTTTCCTGGAGCGTCGAGGAGGCGCTGACCCTGACTGGGTGGAACATGCCCGCGGTCGCGCAGTTCATGCAGCAGCGCGGCGTCGACCTTCCGGCGGACCAGATCATCGCCCGGTTGTCGGGTTTCGTGCAGGACGGCATAGCCACCGACATCCCGCTGCACGTCGCCATCGTCGACCTGCTTGCTCGGGCCCGCGCCGCGGGTCTCCCGACGGCAATGGTCACGATGTCCCCGCGCGCCTTGGCCGACGCCGTGCTCGCGGCGCTGCCGGCCGGATCGTTCGACGTCACGCTCGCGGCCGAGGACGTAGAGCGCGGCAAGCCGGACCCCGACCCGTACCTGCAGGCGGCCGCCGCGCTCGGGGTCGACCCGGCACGCTGCCTGGCGATCGAGGACTCCCGGCCAGGAATCGCCTCGGCCATCGCGGCCGGCTGCGTCGTCCGCAGCGTGGGGCCGCTCGCGGGCACCATCGACGGCGCTCCCGCGCTGCACTAG
- the arc gene encoding proteasome ATPase, giving the protein MSEQNTPAPADGQSATQVRLLQQEIERLRAKIANGPAASRLVSERLVESQQRAQAMADRNEKLVATLRDAKDQLAHLREEIDRLAAPPNGFAVYLRSHDESTVDILSAGRKMRVGISPEIAADRLQRGCEVILNEALNVVDVVGYDRAGEVVAVKEILTDVHDVPERALVATHTDEERVCYLADTLRDGTLRIGDSVLMESKSAYIYERIPKSDVEDLVLEEVPDISYDDIGGLQGQIELIKDAVEMPFLHADLYAEHLLRPPKGVLLYGPPGCGKTLIAKAVANSLAKQIHAARVAAGDEPDNGKLARSYFLNIKGPELLNKFVGETERHIRTIFGRAREKASEGTPVIVFFDEMESIFRTRGTGVSSDVETTIVPQLLAEIDGVESLENVIVIGASNREDMIDPAILRPGRLDVKIKIERPDAEAAADIFSKYLTPELPINSEDLAEHDGDRAATIEAMIQAVVERMYAETPDNEFLEVTYANGEKQTMYFKDFNSGAMIQNIVDRAKKLAIKDYLLTGARGLRVGHLMTGVIDEFTENEDLPNTTNPDDWARISGKKGERIVYIRTLISNKSKNPGQAIETMHGTGQYL; this is encoded by the coding sequence ATGAGCGAGCAGAACACCCCCGCCCCCGCTGACGGTCAGTCCGCGACCCAGGTGCGCCTGCTCCAGCAGGAGATCGAGCGGCTGCGCGCGAAGATTGCCAACGGTCCCGCGGCCTCGCGACTGGTGTCCGAGCGGCTGGTCGAGTCACAGCAGCGGGCCCAGGCGATGGCCGACCGGAATGAGAAGCTGGTCGCTACCCTGCGCGATGCCAAGGACCAGCTGGCTCATCTGCGCGAGGAGATCGACCGGCTCGCGGCCCCACCCAACGGATTCGCCGTCTATCTGCGATCGCACGACGAGAGCACCGTCGACATCCTCAGCGCCGGCCGCAAGATGCGGGTCGGCATCTCCCCGGAGATCGCCGCCGACCGACTGCAGCGCGGCTGCGAGGTGATCCTCAACGAGGCGCTGAACGTCGTCGACGTCGTCGGGTACGACCGAGCCGGCGAGGTCGTCGCGGTCAAGGAGATCCTCACCGACGTCCACGATGTCCCCGAGCGCGCCCTCGTCGCGACCCACACCGACGAGGAGCGGGTGTGCTATCTCGCCGACACGCTGAGGGACGGCACGCTGCGAATCGGCGACAGCGTGCTCATGGAGAGCAAGTCTGCCTATATCTACGAACGCATCCCCAAGAGCGACGTCGAGGATCTCGTGCTGGAGGAGGTCCCCGACATCTCCTACGACGACATCGGCGGACTGCAGGGCCAGATCGAGCTGATCAAGGACGCCGTCGAGATGCCGTTCCTGCACGCCGACCTGTACGCCGAGCACCTCCTGCGTCCGCCGAAGGGGGTGCTGCTGTACGGGCCGCCGGGCTGCGGCAAGACCCTCATCGCCAAGGCGGTCGCCAACTCGCTGGCCAAGCAGATCCATGCGGCCCGGGTAGCCGCCGGCGACGAGCCGGACAACGGCAAGCTGGCGCGCTCCTACTTCCTGAACATCAAGGGGCCCGAGCTGCTCAACAAGTTCGTCGGTGAGACCGAGCGCCACATCCGGACCATCTTCGGTCGGGCTCGCGAGAAGGCCAGCGAGGGGACGCCGGTCATCGTGTTCTTCGACGAGATGGAGTCCATCTTCCGCACCCGCGGCACCGGCGTGAGCTCGGACGTCGAGACGACGATCGTGCCGCAGCTGCTGGCCGAGATCGACGGCGTCGAAAGCCTGGAGAACGTCATCGTCATCGGCGCGTCCAACCGCGAGGACATGATCGATCCCGCGATCCTGCGCCCAGGTCGCCTCGACGTGAAGATCAAGATCGAGCGGCCGGACGCCGAGGCCGCGGCCGACATCTTCTCGAAGTACCTCACGCCAGAGCTGCCGATCAACTCCGAGGACCTCGCCGAGCACGACGGCGACCGGGCGGCCACGATCGAGGCCATGATCCAGGCCGTCGTAGAGCGGATGTACGCCGAAACCCCCGACAACGAGTTCCTCGAGGTCACCTACGCCAACGGCGAGAAGCAGACCATGTACTTCAAGGACTTCAACTCCGGGGCGATGATCCAGAACATCGTGGACCGAGCCAAGAAGCTCGCCATCAAGGACTATCTGCTCACCGGGGCGCGCGGGCTGCGGGTCGGGCACCTGATGACCGGCGTGATCGACGAGTTCACCGAGAACGAGGACCTGCCCAACACGACCAACCCCGATGACTGGGCGCGGATCTCGGGCAAGAAGGGCGAGCGGATCGTCTACATCCGCACCCTCATCTCCAACAAGTCCAAGAACCCCGGGCAGGCGATCGAGACGATGCACGGAACGGGGCAGTACCTCTGA